One genomic segment of Labilithrix sp. includes these proteins:
- a CDS encoding FliI/YscN family ATPase produces MIDLSHHLDVVASAPLVRAEGKVDKVVGLLVEVSGLKAALGRELEVEADGRRLTLEVIGFRDGKLLAAPLGPTAGIAPGTRVRLRTSEASAEVGEALLGRVIDAFGHPLDARPAPRVGGRAPLYNQPPQPFARRPIDTPLGTGVRAIDSTLAFGEGQRIGLFAGTGVGKSTLLGMLCRQADAEVIVAALIGERGREVGDFVRHAIGPEKMHRCVVVAATSDAPPLVRVRGALRATAIAEHFRAQGKKVLLVMDSVTRFAMALREASLAAGEPPLTKGYTPTVFASIPLLLERAGRDAGAGSITAVYTVLVEGDDMNDPIADTVRGILDGHIVLTRRLADKNHHPAIDVLKSVSRVARDVSTKEHTQAASRLREMLAAYEEAADLMQIGAYVPGSNKHVDAYKAQEDVIQAFLRQTPDEATPQSETIARLCAIAEKSKR; encoded by the coding sequence ATGATCGATCTCTCGCACCACCTGGACGTCGTCGCGAGCGCGCCGCTCGTGCGCGCCGAGGGCAAGGTCGACAAGGTGGTCGGGCTCCTCGTCGAGGTGAGCGGCCTCAAGGCGGCGCTCGGTCGCGAGCTCGAGGTGGAGGCGGACGGGAGGAGGCTGACGCTCGAGGTGATCGGCTTCCGCGACGGCAAGCTCCTCGCCGCGCCGCTCGGTCCGACGGCGGGCATCGCGCCCGGCACGCGGGTTCGCCTTCGCACGAGCGAGGCGTCGGCGGAGGTCGGCGAGGCGCTGCTCGGCCGCGTCATCGACGCGTTCGGCCACCCGCTCGACGCGCGTCCCGCGCCGCGCGTGGGCGGTCGCGCTCCGCTCTACAACCAGCCGCCGCAGCCGTTCGCGCGCCGCCCGATCGACACGCCGCTCGGCACGGGCGTCCGCGCGATCGACTCGACGCTCGCGTTCGGCGAGGGGCAGCGCATCGGCCTCTTCGCGGGCACCGGCGTCGGCAAGTCGACGCTCCTCGGCATGCTCTGCCGGCAGGCGGACGCGGAGGTCATCGTCGCGGCGCTCATCGGCGAGCGCGGCCGCGAGGTCGGCGATTTCGTCCGCCACGCGATCGGTCCGGAGAAGATGCATCGATGTGTCGTCGTCGCCGCGACGAGCGACGCGCCGCCGCTCGTGCGCGTGCGCGGCGCGCTGCGGGCGACGGCGATCGCGGAGCACTTCCGCGCGCAGGGCAAGAAGGTGCTCCTCGTGATGGACTCGGTCACGCGCTTCGCGATGGCGCTGCGCGAGGCCTCCCTCGCCGCCGGCGAGCCGCCGCTGACGAAGGGCTACACGCCGACGGTGTTCGCGTCGATCCCGCTCCTCCTCGAGCGCGCGGGCCGCGACGCGGGGGCGGGCTCGATCACCGCGGTCTACACCGTCCTCGTCGAGGGCGACGACATGAACGATCCGATCGCCGACACGGTGCGCGGCATCCTCGACGGTCACATCGTCCTGACGCGCCGCCTCGCGGACAAGAACCACCACCCGGCGATCGACGTGCTGAAGAGCGTGTCACGTGTCGCGCGCGACGTCTCGACGAAGGAGCACACGCAGGCCGCGTCGCGGCTCCGCGAGATGCTGGCGGCGTACGAGGAGGCGGCGGACCTCATGCAGATCGGCGCGTACGTGCCGGGCTCGAACAAGCACGTCGACGCCTACAAGGCGCAAGAAGACGTGATCCAGGCGTTCCTCCGGCAGACGCCGGACGAGGCGACGCCGCAAAGCGAGACGATCGCGCGCCTCTGCGCGATCGCGGAGAAGTCGAAGCGATGA